The DNA sequence CCACAGATTACTCACAATATTATTTATTTTTAAAGGAGTTAGTGATATCACTTCGTTAAGTTCACAGATTTTATTAACTTAAAAAATAAAAAAATTTAATTACTATTCAACCTTAATTTATTAAGTATCTTTTTTTACAGTATTTAAATTGTTCTTTGAAAATCTGGGAATCTGTGGCATTTAAATAAAGTTTTTATTAATATTATTAACACTGATTAATTACTAATAATTAAATGAATGTACAATTTCGGAAAAGCCTTTTAATAAACCGTGTTCTTTTTCAATTGCAGTACCAATTACAACAATATCTGCACCGGCTTTACAGACTTCAGATATTTCTTCGTTTGTTTTTATTCCTCCCCCTACAATTAAAGGAATATTTATATTATTCTTTACCTCTGAAATAATATTTTTATTAACATAATATTTAGCACCGCTTCCGGCTTCAAGATAAATTAGTTTATTTCCGAGCATTTCTCCGGCAATTGCTGTGGCAACTGCAATATCAACCTTGTTAGCAGGTATTGGTAAAGTATTACTTATATATTCAACTGATGTTAAATTTCCACTTTCAATTAAAATGTATCCTGTTGGTAATATTTCCAATTTGCTTTTTTTCAGCAATGGTGCCGCAACCACATGGTTACCAATAAGATATTCGGGA is a window from the Bacteroidales bacterium genome containing:
- a CDS encoding geranylgeranylglyceryl/heptaprenylglyceryl phosphate synthase, with product MIYKNICDKIKNNKKQLAVLIDPDKYNENTIKPLVKILSNVNIDLIFIGGSLISKEFGDIIKHIKEKCSVPVIIFPGSLLQISNDADGILFLSLISGRNPEYLIGNHVVAAPLLKKSKLEILPTGYILIESGNLTSVEYISNTLPIPANKVDIAVATAIAGEMLGNKLIYLEAGSGAKYYVNKNIISEVKNNINIPLIVGGGIKTNEEISEVCKAGADIVVIGTAIEKEHGLLKGFSEIVHSFNY